The following DNA comes from Prosthecobacter sp. SYSU 5D2.
GTTGGTTTCGATGCAGCGAAGGCTGTGCGCGAGATGCGGGAAGACCAGGTAGCGCGGCTTGAGGCTCCCTTTCACAAATAGAGATGACAGACTTTATTGATACCTCAGTCTTGGTGGCAGCCGCTGTGGACTCAGAGGCTTTTCATGGTGAGTGTGATGCTCTGCTGGAACGTCCGGCCCTGGGTATGTATGCACACGGCATTGCAGAGACTTTTAGTACACTGACAGGTGGACGGAAGGGATTTCGCATGTCTGCCCAGATTGTCGCTGAAGTGATCGAAACGGATTATATACCGTTTTTAACCATCACCGCCCTCAGTCCCACAGAGGTCTTGCGGGCGATGCGGGACGCGGAGTCACGTGGTGTTAGGGGAGGAGGGATTTTTGACTATCTGCATCTCGTGGCCGCACGCAAAGCCAAGGCGGCACGGTTTTACACGCTGAATGTCGCTCACTTCCGTGCCTGTCATCGGGCGGGAGATCCGGAAATTGTCCATCCGTAAGAAGCGAGTTTTCACCCCCCAGCCAGCCGTCTCTGCCGCGCAGCCTCAAAGAGCAGAACGGCCCCGGCGGCGGCGACGTTAAGAGACTCCACGCTGGGGTGCATGGGGATGCGCAGGCGGACGTCGCACTGGCGCATGAGGTCCGGGTCCACACCCCGGCCTTCGTTGCCTAACAAAAGAAGCGTTCGCTGATTCCAGTCGTAGTCCGTATAGTCCATCTCCCCTTCCCCGGCGGCGGCGACGATTTGGCATCCGGCGGTTTGCAGGGCCTGCAAATCGGCTGCGTCGGCATCGGCATGAATGGGCAGGCGGAAGGCGGAGCCCATGGAGCTGCGCAGGGCTTTGGGGGAGAAGGCATCGGCGCTGCCTTTCAGGCAAAGGATGCCGCCAGCACCGGCGGCTTCTGCCGTGCGGATCAGCGTGCCCAGATTGCCCGGATCCTGCAGGCGGTCACAGCCGAGCAAAAGAGTAGCGTGCGTTTCCAAAAGCAGCCCGGCAGCCGTCTCTGGCCGCCGGGCGATGAGGATGAGGCCCTGGCTCTGGACGGTATCGCTGAGACTGCGGAGGATGTCCGGCGTGGTTT
Coding sequences within:
- a CDS encoding PIN domain-containing protein, with the translated sequence MTDFIDTSVLVAAAVDSEAFHGECDALLERPALGMYAHGIAETFSTLTGGRKGFRMSAQIVAEVIETDYIPFLTITALSPTEVLRAMRDAESRGVRGGGIFDYLHLVAARKAKAARFYTLNVAHFRACHRAGDPEIVHP
- a CDS encoding RNA methyltransferase, producing the protein MDGVNGVRYADAMQITSAANEKVKHARRVRDGREDGLIFIEGLRLAEEAAASGLTIEACFYPAGGPGDGRAEALLERLSGKGALMLETTPDILRSLSDTVQSQGLILIARRPETAAGLLLETHATLLLGCDRLQDPGNLGTLIRTAEAAGAGGILCLKGSADAFSPKALRSSMGSAFRLPIHADADAADLQALQTAGCQIVAAAGEGEMDYTDYDWNQRTLLLLGNEGRGVDPDLMRQCDVRLRIPMHPSVESLNVAAAGAVLLFEAARQRRLAGG